ACGGGGGCAACCGATCCCCACGAAAGAGGCTCCCGCAAACCAACCCCTTTGGGTCCCCAATCACTCCGGGCCTTTTCAGCAAAAACTCGTTTCACGATCCGATCCTCAAGAGAATGATAACTGATAATGGCCATTCGTCCCGTCTCATCAAGGCAATCGATACCATCATAAAGCGCCTGGCGGAGAACATCAAGCTCGGCATTTACCTCTATTCTCAAAGCCTGAAACACTCTTGACAACGTCTTGATAACCTTCTCGCCGCCATGCGCATTACCACGAATAATAGCCGCAAGCTCCTGAGTGTAGGTGACTGCCCCATGTTTCTGACGATAGGCAACAATCGCCCGTGCAATGCTGCGACTTCTGGGCTCCTCTCCATAACGGTAAAAAAGCCTTGCAAGCTCCTGCTCATCATAGCCATTAACAATATCAGCAGCACTTCGGGAAGCATTGCTGTCCATCCTCATATCAAGCGGCCCCTCCCTCAGGTAACTGAACCCCCGATCAGGGGTATTAATCTGAAACGATGAGACG
The DNA window shown above is from Pelodictyon phaeoclathratiforme BU-1 and carries:
- the rsmH gene encoding 16S rRNA (cytosine(1402)-N(4))-methyltransferase RsmH codes for the protein MVMVRDIFHEPVLVNEVVAFLVRKPGIYVDGTLGGGGHSSAMLRALFDAGFLAGSLLIGIDQDDAALRVAGETLKEFAASTVLVKGNFCDMGGLIASICAEKGLEPKVMGILLDLGVSSFQINTPDRGFSYLREGPLDMRMDSNASRSAADIVNGYDEQELARLFYRYGEEPRSRSIARAIVAYRQKHGAVTYTQELAAIIRGNAHGGEKVIKTLSRVFQALRIEVNAELDVLRQALYDGIDCLDETGRMAIISYHSLEDRIVKRVFAEKARSDWGPKGVGLREPLSWGSVAPVTRKPLIAAPDEIALNSRARSAKLRVIEKIHEGGRRASE